CGAAGCAAAACCTGTGTCCATTTATGTGGACACGTTTGGAACGGGCAAAGTAGACGAAGGTATTCTTGAGCAGTTCCTCATTGAGCAAGATTTCATACAGCTCACACCCAGAGGTATTATTGAGAAATTTGGTCTACAACATCCTGAAGGATGGAGCTATGTTGACACGGCTGCCTATGGTCACTTTGGCAAGTCCATTTACCCTTGGGAACAACTTGACATGGTTCCTGTTCTTAAGGACTATTTCTCCTTGCATGCATGCACAGGTGGTTAGTTGCCCTTAATAATAGACAGTTAGGAGATGCCTCCCTCACTACAGCAGAAGGGGAGGCATCTCCGGGTGATTTAGTCAGAGTCACTCTCCACGGAAGGAAGCTAAAGGGCATCGTTTTAAAAGAAACAGATACAAGAACCTCACACACCTTTGAAATTCTTGAATCAAATTATGCTCCCGGTTGGCTCATTTGGCAATGCCTGCAGGTGCTCGAGGAGTATCCAATAAACTGTTTCGAACTCTTGGAGCTCGGTAAGAACTGGAAGGAACGACCTCGTACATTCATTCAGCTTAAAGCTTTCAACTACGTACCTGTAGGTACTAAAGAAAAAGAACTTGTAAGACTCCTAAGAGATAAACCATTGGAGTTAACAAATGCCGTTATGCGGAAGTTTAAAGTACAAATTGAGAGCTTCCTTTCCTTGGGTATTGTTGAAAAAGTGGTTGTGCCTCCTACTAGCTACGCGTTAACATACGCACGGCTGGAGAAACCCTCGTTGTTTGTACCTAACCATTTGTACGAAAAATTCGCTCATCGACCATTGCCACTGGTTTTCTGGAAGAAACTCCTTGGACATTGGACGGTAGAAAAACTTAAAGAGGAAGAAGCTTTGGTTTTAGAACTGCATGTGCTTAGCAGTATGAAGCTCCCTGTGGATAGGAACATGCCCAGACAGGAGAAACCACCAACAACCTTGGAGGAGCTGCCACCCTACTTAAGAAACTTATTGGAAAAAGGCGAAAAAACCCTACTCGTCTTTCCGTCACTCCAGATGGCTCGAGGATTTGCAAGAGAAATACTCAAACACAAACTGCCAGCTATTCTGGATTCGGGTGGATACACAAAATTCCTACAAGAGACTTGTTCCTCCAAAGGCGGTGGACTAATCATAGGCACTCCCAGGTCTGTCTTAAGACCTTGGAATAATTTAATGCACATAATAACAGTCTTCGAAAAACCTGAGGATTTAGCAATAAGAACAGCAAGTCAAAGACTGCCACTTAGCAAGTTTATACCTAAAGACACTCAAGTTCATACTGTTTATCCACAACCAACCACAAAAGTGCAATTGGTGAGCATGGCAGGCAGAAAAGACGTGGAAGTGCTAGCCTACATAAAAGGTGTTCATGACCCCACAAAGAGGCAACTGTTTCTAGTTAACAGGTTGGGGTTTTCAACATCAGTGCAGTGTAAAAACTGCGGGTACATACTAACCTGTCCTGAGTGTGGTACTCCTCTTCGTTACCACCGAAGGAGTAAGCGGTTAGAATGTCATCGCTGCGGGTATATTGCCAGTATCCCTGACAAATGCCCCCGATGTGAAAGCTTGAGTTTGGAACCCAGCGGCCTTGGCATAGAACGATTGGAGCTTCAACTTGGAAAGAAAGCCTTAAGGTCGGTGAAAGACCTTGATCATAACACAGTGATCAGTACTACCAAAGTTTTTCGGTATTTGCCTAAAGGAATCTTTGATGAATCCTACTACATTTCAGCCGACGCAGATTTGTCCTCACCTGTGCTTATTCCTGAGAAAAAGTTTTTGAGGAACATCAATTACTTGAAAGTGTGGACAAAAACAGAAGGCTACGTCTTTGTTCTATCCCGAGACATTGAGCGTTTGAAGTCCCTGATAAACGAAGGTGAGAGCATTATCACAGAAAACGTAAAACAGATGGGACTTCCGCCTTTTGGCCATTACATCGAGCTCGAAAGCAGTGAGCAACAGCTTTCTTTCATTGATGCTGTAGTATGGGGACCAGTCTACTATCCCAGGAAGAAAACGTACAAGTACTTCCTAATTTCTGCTAACCCACCAAAAGCTGTATTAAAGGAAGCACTAACTAAAATCTCGTTCGTTAGCTTTGACACTTTCTAAGAAGGGATCTGGCTCTAGCCACACCTTGACCAGATGCAAACCCTGGGCGGGTGCAGAGTAGTTAGCCACCGCATTGCCACTTAACACCTCATCAATGAAGTTTACATCTTGTTTACCCCACCCAATCTGCAATAAAGTTCCTACCATGAGCCTGACCATGCCATACAAAAAGCCATTTCCCACAAAAGAAAAGTACATACGCGAATGGGTAAACATGACGCTCACCTCATACAACTTGCGTCGCGTACTCTTAACAGAGGACCCTTTTTTTGAAAACCCTTTAAAGTCGTGCTCTCCCACGAGTTTCCTTGCGGCGCTTATTACGGCAGAGGTTTCAATTGATAAATTTGGTAAGTAGGCAAAAAAATCGTCCCACAAGGGACCTAATCTTTCCTGTGTGGCGCAGTACAAATACTGCTTTGCCACAGCGCTTAGCTGTGGGTCGAACTCAGGTGACGTTCTAACTACGGAAATAACACGCATATCCTTAGGTAGCATGCGGTTCAATATGAACATCCATTTATCTGCTGAAAGATCTTCCCTTCCCCAAAAGACGAAAGGCATTCCCCAAGCGTGGACTCCTGCGTCTGTTCTGCCTGAGTAGCGTACTACGGTTGCTCTATTATTAATTTGACTCAACGTTGATTCCAACACATTTTGAATTGCTGTTCCATTCTTCTGTCTTTGAAAACCAGCGTAGTTTGTCCCCTTAAACTGAAGTAAACCAGCGTACTTTACCATACAAGAACCCATTTGCTCCTAAGTAGGTAACTTGCCACAAACACTGCCGCAGTAAAAACAAATACAACTACGTCCACACCTCCAAGTTTGGTAACCTTGTATTTTGTCCTCTTAACACCAGGCAGATACCCCCTTACTTCCATAGCTACTGCCAAATCCTCTGCTTTCATGAATGCACTCACAAATAACGGAATAACAATGGGAACCAATTTTTCAATTCTTCTCAATACATTGCCACTCAAGTTAAGACCCCTAGCTTTTTGAGCCTTAAGTATGCGGTCAGCTTCGTCAGCCAAAACAGGAATAAACCGCAAAGCAATAGTCATGATTAAAGAGAATTCCTCCACGGGTACTTTTATGACTTCCAAAGGCCTTAGCAAAGTGTTCAAACCATCAGCAAGATCCACAGGAGACGTGGTTGCAGTAAGAACTGTGGATACAAATATGAGAAAGAACAATCTTAAACCAAAGAATATCCCAACTATGACACCTTCGGTCTTGAAAGCAATAGGTCCTAATCGGAAGAGAACCTCCTGCCCTGTCAGAAGCGCATTGAATACAAAAGTGAACAAAGCAAGAATGAAAACGGTCTTTGCACTTCTCGCATAGAACCGCAGAGGTACATTGGAAAGTATTATGAGCAAAGCCAGAGCACCGAACAGCACAGCTAAAACTGCAAAAGACTGAGAAATAAAAGCTCCAATGATGAAGAAAAGTGTCATTACAATCTTCGTTTCAGCCATCGCTCTATGAAGCACACTATTGGTGGGAATATACTGACCAATCACTACAACGTCTTTAAAAGCCATCAAAAATCACCATCCAAAGCCCTAATAAGTTCATCAACAGTTAAAGCCATTGGGAAACTAACTCTCTTGCGAAGCTCATATGAGAGCTCAGCCGATATGGGAGGTTCTAAGCCAACACGTCTTAACGTGTTTACATGCGAGAACACCTCACGCGGAACATCAGCAAAAAGCAATGCTCCGTTGGAGAGCACCAATACCCTTTCAGCAGCCACAGCTTCTTCCAACGAATGGGTAATAAAGATAACCGTTCTTTGGCTATTGCTGTAACTCCGCAACCAATCCCAAAAGGCTTTCTTGGATGCCCCATCCAGACCAGCAGAAGGTTCATCAAGGATGAGTACTTCTGGGTCGCAAACAATGACTGAAGCCAAGGCTACTTTTCTCTTTTCGCCACCTGAAAGGGTAAATGGGGAGCGGTCTTTGAACTCGTCAAAACTCAAACCTGCTATGTCCAATGACTTTTTAACTCTTTCCTCAATACTGTCTAGTTCAAAATTCTTTGCAGCAAAAGCCACCTCGTCATATACGGTCTCTGCAAAGAACTGGTGCTCAGGAAATTGAAATAAAAAACCAATGCGTCGCCTCACATCGATGGATAAATCCTTTGGGTAGTTCCAAGGTTTTCCAAAATGCTTCACCGTCCCCTTGGTAGGGGCGGTGAGCCCTGCCATAAGTTGAGCCAACGAACTTTTGCCAGATCCAGTGTGCCCAACTAAGGCAATCCACTCGCCCTTAGCAATCCTTAAAGAAAGTGGCTTGACGGCGTCCACCTGCCAAGGCGTACCGTAATCGTAACTTAACGAAACATCTTCAAGTTCAATGACGTAATCGCTTTGAGCAGGTTCTCTTTGTTTAATGGCCACTCCACATGTGCTCCTCTCTTAGAAAGCATTTCAGCCAAAACCACTTCTTCAGGTATGGTTGCATTAGCCAATTCCATGGCCTCAGGGTCACGTAGAAACTCCTGAACAGATCCTTGAAAAACGACTCTGCCTTGACAGAGTGCGTAGAGCGCGTCCGCTTGCAAAGCTTCACGTAAATCGTGTGTTATCCACAGTACACCTACAGAGTTTGCTAAGCTAAGTGCTGTCTCCAACACTTCCCTTCTCCCAACTGGATCCAAAAGAGCCGTAGCCTCGTCAAACAGTATGTAGGAAGGCCTCAAAGCCAATATGCCTGCAATAGCTAAACGCTGTTTTTGACCTCCACTTAAAGCGTGAACAGGCCTGTGTCTTAAATCCCAGAGTCCCACTGTTTTTAAACTGCTTTCTACTCTTTCTTTTATTTCTCTGGGGCTCAGACCCAAGTTTTCCGGCCCAAAAGCTACATCTTCTTCAACTACGGATGCCACAATCTGGTTCTCGGGATTCTGGAAAACAATACCTACCTTGATTTGATAATCTCTGCCAGCGGTGCTAATCTCCATACCATCAATAAGCACTTTCCCAGAAGTGGGCAAAAGCAATCCTTTAATGACTCTGGCTAACGTGGTTTTGCCGGCACCGTTGCCGCCCATTAGAACGGTAAACTGACCGGGGTAAATATTCATGGAAACGGACTGGAGAATTGATCTACCCTCCAGTCCGTAAGAGACTTCCTGAACTTCTATCATTTGCTCCAGCGCACTATGGCTGTAGGAGCACCGTCACCTTTTCTAAAACCTGTCTTGAGAACTGTGGTGTAACCACCATTAACTTCTGCAAAACGTGGAGCAATTTCGTCAGTAAGCTTCTTAACTAGCTCACGGTCGCCCAAGTGTTTCTCCACTAAACGTATGTCATGCAGTTCTTTACTTTTCGCATGAGTTACCAGTTTATCTGCGAATCTTTTTAGCTCTTTGGCTTTTGGAAGTGTCGTCTCAACCTCTCCATGTATTACAAGCTGTTTTGAAAGAGTTCGCAATAAGGCTATTCTGGCTTCAGTTTTTCGTCCTAATTTGCGGCCATCAACTCTGTGTTTCATCTTCAGTACCTCCTTCCAAATATGCAGCCAATTTGTTCCTGATTTCCTCCAGCCTTACGGCACCAATACCAGGAATTGACTCGTTGTGCTCCAGCACATCCACCAAATCCCTTATTGTATTGATGTTCGCTTTCTCTAAATGAGTCAACACAGCCCTTGATAGATTCAACATTTCTACACTTGCATCAAGTTTCTCATCGGAAATTGCTTGCTCTTCTACTACTACTTCGCCAGCCGCCGCTTCTTTGGCTTCAGCTACCTTCCTGAACTCCTCACTTAGAAAATTCGCTGCTTGTCTTATCACTTCCACTGGATCAACGGCCAAATTAGTGTACACAATAAGTTCTAAGCTCTCAAAGGTACCTGGCTCGTCCACAATAGCCGGCGTCACATGGTATTCGGCACGCCTCACAGGAGAAAAAGAAGTGTCCAGGTAAATAGTTCTAAAGGGAAATTGGTAGAGCTTTTTGTTGTCCTCCACTGTGCGGTAGCCGACACCATTAGTTAAGTAAATCTCCATATAGATTTCGCGATCAGTAGAAACTGTAAGTATGGTCTGGTCAAGGTTGAAAACCTCAACATCGGCATCAGGTACAATGTCAGCAGCCTTAATTTCAGCAGGACCTTTCGCCTTAATGTAAAGGACTTTTACTCCATCACCATAGTACTTAAACAGGACTTTCTTCAGGTTAAGGCCAATCGTCAAGCCATCTTCTACTACGCCTTCAGGAACCATGAATTCGTGATCAAGGCCTTCAAGCCTGAATCCCAAAACTCCCGTGCCGCCAATTTGACCCAGCAGAACACGTCTTAAAGCATTACCTAAGGTGATTCCCTCACCCTCAGGCAGATTCAGTACCGACAGTTTTGCCGCGCGTTGAAGTTCGCCACTCTCCCTGTCAACACTTCTGCCTAAATCTGCAACCTCAAAAACCTTTTCCATTATGACTTCACCAAGCCTTATCTCGAATAGTATTCAACGATGAGTTGTTCATTAACGGCAACTGGTATTTCCTCGCGGCTAGGCACCCTCAAGTATGTCCCTTCAAGATTCTCTACGTCCACATTCAGCCATTCCAAGTTTGGACGACCTTCGTTCATTGCTATACTCTTCTGTACATCAGGGTTATCCTTCAGATCTTTGTCCAAGGTTATTCTGTCACCAGGTTTTACTAGGTAAGATGGGATGTCCACCCTCTTACCATTCACCATGACGTGACCATGCCTAACCCAATTTCGTGCCATTTTAATGCTGCTGGCAAATCCCATGCGCTGAACTACTGCATCTAAACGACGTTCCAGAAGTTGCAATAGAGCTGTGCCAGTTGCTACGCCTTTCTGAGACATAGCTGTCGAGAAGTACCTGCGCAGTTGCGTTTCCGTAATCATGTATGAATGTCTCAGTTTTTGCTTCTCCTTTAGACGCAAACCATACTCGGTATCTCTCTTACCTCTGCGGGTAGGTCCATGCTGTCCAGGTGGGAAAGCCCTTCTTTCCATGGGGCATTTTGGACTTAAGCACTTTTCGCCCTTCAGGAAAAGCTTAACGCCGGATCTACGGCATATCCTACAACTTGGTCCAGTATATTTCATATCCTTTTCTACCTCCTCGTTCCTATACCCTGCGGGCCTTAGGAGGCCTGCACCCGTTATGCGGTATGGGAGTTACATCCTTTATGGATTTAACATCCAAACCAACTGCCTGCAAGGCTCTTATGGCTGTCTCTCGCCCTGGGCCAGGTCCCTTTACGAAAACATCTATTTCCTTCATCCCGTAAGTCTGTTGAACTTTCTTTGCAACACTCTCCGATGCCAATTGAGCAGCATAAGGCGTGCCTTTCCTTGTTCCCTTGAAGAAAAACCCTCCAGAGGCCCAAGCAAGTACGGCACCGTTGGGATCAGTAATAGTTATGATGGTATTGTTAAAGGTTGAATGAATGTGCGCAACCCCATAGGGTACATATCTGCGTTCTTTCCTTTTTTTCTGAGCCACTTTTAAAACACCTCCACGATTAGTTTAAGACTATCTCTTTCCTTTTTTCGCACCCACAGTTTTACGTGGACCTTTTCTGGTTCTGGCATTGTGCCTTGTGCGTTGGCCTCTTACGGGAAGCCCTCTTTGATGCCTAATCCCACGGTAACACTTTATGTCCATGAGCCTTTTAATGTTCATGGCAACTTCACGTCTTAGATCGCCTTCCACTTTATAGTGAGCAGTGATATAGTCCTGAAGAGTGTTAATCTGCTCAGGTGTTAATTCACCAAGTTTCTGCATAGGATCAATACCCAAAGCTTCACAGATGTCCTCTGCTGTAGACTTACCGATTCCATAGATCCTTGGTAGTGCGAATACAATCCTCTTGTTATCTGGCAACTCAACTCCAACAATACGTGCCACCTAACTGCACCTCCTAACCTTGTCTCTGCTTGTGCTTCGGATTCTCGCAAATGACATACACACGGCCTTTCCTTCGCACAATTTGGCATTTGTCACAAATCTTTTTTACTGACGGACGAACTTTCACCTCAAGATCACTCCTTCTAAAGTCTGTAGACTATTCTTCCACGATCAGGATCGTAAGTAGAAATCTCCACCTTAACCTTGTCACCCGGTAAAATGCGTATAAAATTCATTCGCATTTTACCAGAAGTGTAAGCCGTAATGACTTTACCGCCAGGAAGCTGCACCTTAAAAGTTGCATTGGGCAGCTTCTCTAAAACGATCCCTTCAACTTCTATGACATCTTTCTTTTCAGACGACATTAATCATTCCCTCCGCGTGATAAATCACGCAAAAAACGCCTTATTTCTTCATCAGAAATACGTTCCACTTTTAACCCTACACCTTCCACGTGTTTTCTATTCTTTTTTTTGGACTTCCCAATAGGCCAATTTTCGCCGTCGCTCAAAAAAACGTACCTATCATTCTCAGCAACTACCACAAAAAACCGCCCTTTGGTGCGTCCGCTGACAGATTTTACCACATCACCCACAGAAATGTTACGTGTAATGCTATCAGTGTTACTCCTACACATGCGGCGTCAAAACCTCCGCGCCATCATCAGTGACTGCCACAGTAAACTCAAAGTGAGCCGCATTAGTGTGATCACAAGTTCTTACTGTCCAACCATCGGATTCGATGACCACACAACCACTACCTTCTGTGAACATGGGTTCTACAGCCAGGAACATATAAGGCTTTAGTACAGGACCAGTATGGGGACGCCCAAAATTCGGTATGGGAGGATCCTCGTGCAAATGTCGGCCAATACCATGGCCAGTAAAATCCCTTACAATGCCTACTCCAGCTTCTTGAGCCACTTTCTGTATTTGTGCCGAGATATCCCCGAGACGAATCCCGGGCTTTATTTTAGACACGCCACTTCGCAGAGCCTTCAGCGTAACATCTGAGAGCTTTTTCTTACCCTCTTGCACAGGCGGCAGAATGACTGTGAAAGCTGCATCGCTGTTCCACCCATCATAGATCAGACCCAAGTCAATACTAACTAATTGTCCAGGCAGCAGCGGTCTCTTGGAAGGTATGCCATGAATAACGACATCGTCCACTGATATACACACGGATGCCGGGAAACCACCATAGCCTTTAAATGAAGGTATGGAATTCAAAGACAAAATCAACTTCTCGGCTATGGCGTCTAGCTCCTCTCCTGTGATACCAGCGACTACTTCTTCTCTGAGTTTGTAGATAACCTCCGTAAGTCGCAGACCAGCTTCACGCATGTGCTTCAAAGCACTCTTGTCATAGACCATTCTTGAGCATCACTCTTTCCAGAAACTTGCTTATTTCAGGAGGTGTCTTTGTAGCATCAACGGCTACATATTTACCTCTCCTGCGGTAGTGCGACCTGAGTTCCGATGCGTAGGAGTCGTAGTCGGAAAGACGCTTCCTTATTACATCCTCGCTATCATCGGAGCGTTTTACCAAAATGCTACCATCATTAGGACACTTGCCTGGTTGATTGCCCACATATCCACAGGTGGGGCAGTAATAGCGATTTAATAACCTTCTCAGTGCCTCTTCATCCGGCAAGGAAAACTCTACAGCAGCCAGTAATTGAGCCCCTGTATTTTCAGACCAATCATCCAACATTTTTGCCTGATTCTCATTTCTAGGAAAACCGTCAAATATGATTCTTGAATCAGCTCCTGCTTTGTCTAAGAAGTCTTTTACCAGACTAAACGTTACATCATCAGGTACTAGATCGCCTTTTTCAACAAATTCTTCCACTTTGGAGCCAAGAACTGTCTTCTCCTTCAAGTGTTTTCTGAACAATTCGCCGGTGGAAAGTTGAATCCACCCATAATATCTTGAAAAATACTGGGCCTGAGTACCTTTACCAGACCCAGGTTTTCCAAGAAAAACAACGTACTTGACCATATCTAGAGCTCCAGGAAGCCTTTGTAATGCCTAAGCTGGACATATGCCTCAAGCTGGCGGAAGATTTCTAAAGCCACACCGATGACGATAAGCAAGGACGTGCCGCCGAATA
The genomic region above belongs to Coprothermobacter proteolyticus DSM 5265 and contains:
- the truA gene encoding tRNA pseudouridine(38-40) synthase TruA; amino-acid sequence: MVKYAGLLQFKGTNYAGFQRQKNGTAIQNVLESTLSQINNRATVVRYSGRTDAGVHAWGMPFVFWGREDLSADKWMFILNRMLPKDMRVISVVRTSPEFDPQLSAVAKQYLYCATQERLGPLWDDFFAYLPNLSIETSAVISAARKLVGEHDFKGFSKKGSSVKSTRRKLYEVSVMFTHSRMYFSFVGNGFLYGMVRLMVGTLLQIGWGKQDVNFIDEVLSGNAVANYSAPAQGLHLVKVWLEPDPFLESVKANERDFS
- a CDS encoding energy-coupling factor transporter transmembrane component T family protein — its product is MAFKDVVVIGQYIPTNSVLHRAMAETKIVMTLFFIIGAFISQSFAVLAVLFGALALLIILSNVPLRFYARSAKTVFILALFTFVFNALLTGQEVLFRLGPIAFKTEGVIVGIFFGLRLFFLIFVSTVLTATTSPVDLADGLNTLLRPLEVIKVPVEEFSLIMTIALRFIPVLADEADRILKAQKARGLNLSGNVLRRIEKLVPIVIPLFVSAFMKAEDLAVAMEVRGYLPGVKRTKYKVTKLGGVDVVVFVFTAAVFVASYLLRSKWVLVW
- a CDS encoding ATP-binding cassette domain-containing protein, producing MAIKQREPAQSDYVIELEDVSLSYDYGTPWQVDAVKPLSLRIAKGEWIALVGHTGSGKSSLAQLMAGLTAPTKGTVKHFGKPWNYPKDLSIDVRRRIGFLFQFPEHQFFAETVYDEVAFAAKNFELDSIEERVKKSLDIAGLSFDEFKDRSPFTLSGGEKRKVALASVIVCDPEVLILDEPSAGLDGASKKAFWDWLRSYSNSQRTVIFITHSLEEAVAAERVLVLSNGALLFADVPREVFSHVNTLRRVGLEPPISAELSYELRKRVSFPMALTVDELIRALDGDF
- a CDS encoding ATP-binding cassette domain-containing protein produces the protein MIEVQEVSYGLEGRSILQSVSMNIYPGQFTVLMGGNGAGKTTLARVIKGLLLPTSGKVLIDGMEISTAGRDYQIKVGIVFQNPENQIVASVVEEDVAFGPENLGLSPREIKERVESSLKTVGLWDLRHRPVHALSGGQKQRLAIAGILALRPSYILFDEATALLDPVGRREVLETALSLANSVGVLWITHDLREALQADALYALCQGRVVFQGSVQEFLRDPEAMELANATIPEEVVLAEMLSKRGAHVEWPLNKENLLKAITSLNLKMFR
- the rplQ gene encoding 50S ribosomal protein L17 → MKHRVDGRKLGRKTEARIALLRTLSKQLVIHGEVETTLPKAKELKRFADKLVTHAKSKELHDIRLVEKHLGDRELVKKLTDEIAPRFAEVNGGYTTVLKTGFRKGDGAPTAIVRWSK
- a CDS encoding DNA-directed RNA polymerase subunit alpha gives rise to the protein MEKVFEVADLGRSVDRESGELQRAAKLSVLNLPEGEGITLGNALRRVLLGQIGGTGVLGFRLEGLDHEFMVPEGVVEDGLTIGLNLKKVLFKYYGDGVKVLYIKAKGPAEIKAADIVPDADVEVFNLDQTILTVSTDREIYMEIYLTNGVGYRTVEDNKKLYQFPFRTIYLDTSFSPVRRAEYHVTPAIVDEPGTFESLELIVYTNLAVDPVEVIRQAANFLSEEFRKVAEAKEAAAGEVVVEEQAISDEKLDASVEMLNLSRAVLTHLEKANINTIRDLVDVLEHNESIPGIGAVRLEEIRNKLAAYLEGGTEDETQS
- the rpsD gene encoding 30S ribosomal protein S4, producing MKYTGPSCRICRRSGVKLFLKGEKCLSPKCPMERRAFPPGQHGPTRRGKRDTEYGLRLKEKQKLRHSYMITETQLRRYFSTAMSQKGVATGTALLQLLERRLDAVVQRMGFASSIKMARNWVRHGHVMVNGKRVDIPSYLVKPGDRITLDKDLKDNPDVQKSIAMNEGRPNLEWLNVDVENLEGTYLRVPSREEIPVAVNEQLIVEYYSR
- the rpsK gene encoding 30S ribosomal protein S11 → MAQKKRKERRYVPYGVAHIHSTFNNTIITITDPNGAVLAWASGGFFFKGTRKGTPYAAQLASESVAKKVQQTYGMKEIDVFVKGPGPGRETAIRALQAVGLDVKSIKDVTPIPHNGCRPPKARRV
- the rpsM gene encoding 30S ribosomal protein S13, which encodes MARIVGVELPDNKRIVFALPRIYGIGKSTAEDICEALGIDPMQKLGELTPEQINTLQDYITAHYKVEGDLRREVAMNIKRLMDIKCYRGIRHQRGLPVRGQRTRHNARTRKGPRKTVGAKKGKR
- the rpmJ gene encoding 50S ribosomal protein L36, which produces MKVRPSVKKICDKCQIVRRKGRVYVICENPKHKQRQG
- the infA gene encoding translation initiation factor IF-1; the encoded protein is MSSEKKDVIEVEGIVLEKLPNATFKVQLPGGKVITAYTSGKMRMNFIRILPGDKVKVEISTYDPDRGRIVYRL
- a CDS encoding KOW domain-containing RNA-binding protein: MCRSNTDSITRNISVGDVVKSVSGRTKGRFFVVVAENDRYVFLSDGENWPIGKSKKKNRKHVEGVGLKVERISDEEIRRFLRDLSRGGND
- the map gene encoding type I methionyl aminopeptidase; the encoded protein is MVYDKSALKHMREAGLRLTEVIYKLREEVVAGITGEELDAIAEKLILSLNSIPSFKGYGGFPASVCISVDDVVIHGIPSKRPLLPGQLVSIDLGLIYDGWNSDAAFTVILPPVQEGKKKLSDVTLKALRSGVSKIKPGIRLGDISAQIQKVAQEAGVGIVRDFTGHGIGRHLHEDPPIPNFGRPHTGPVLKPYMFLAVEPMFTEGSGCVVIESDGWTVRTCDHTNAAHFEFTVAVTDDGAEVLTPHV
- a CDS encoding adenylate kinase family protein, which encodes MVKYVVFLGKPGSGKGTQAQYFSRYYGWIQLSTGELFRKHLKEKTVLGSKVEEFVEKGDLVPDDVTFSLVKDFLDKAGADSRIIFDGFPRNENQAKMLDDWSENTGAQLLAAVEFSLPDEEALRRLLNRYYCPTCGYVGNQPGKCPNDGSILVKRSDDSEDVIRKRLSDYDSYASELRSHYRRRGKYVAVDATKTPPEISKFLERVMLKNGL